In Candidatus Contubernalis alkalaceticus, the following proteins share a genomic window:
- a CDS encoding DUF3866 family protein — translation MFRLRPGNVKKIIRNRKGIQEAWVEVEGNEEKTINYTDLTGVLKTGDEVIVNTTALHLNLGTGGKNFVFLNSRYSSFDISDTGHIMKLRYTPYQIKVLSCEEQESPHRNSFKSFSSLNGLPVLMGELHSMLAPAAAVLKYKSPGARIVYIMTDGAALPIEFSDTVSALKAKQIITGSITTGHAFGGDLEAVNVYTALIAASEVFQADVAIVTMGPGNVGTDSEYGFSGMEQGEIINAVTILGGQPVYILRVSFADPRERHKGISHHSLKVLKDIAMTPAAVCLPETDDATFLYITRQLESAGIYNKHRVINRKGGIAAEALKSFGLRVKTMGRALEQDRIFFESAGASAVFTTELMDKRSAILAVETFSRVK, via the coding sequence GTGTTTCGTTTGCGTCCGGGAAATGTAAAAAAGATCATCAGGAACAGAAAGGGAATACAGGAGGCGTGGGTTGAGGTTGAGGGTAATGAAGAAAAAACCATAAATTACACGGATTTAACCGGTGTATTGAAAACGGGAGATGAGGTTATTGTTAATACTACAGCCCTTCATTTGAACCTGGGTACTGGCGGGAAAAATTTTGTGTTTCTTAATTCCCGTTACTCTTCCTTTGATATTTCCGATACAGGACATATCATGAAATTAAGGTATACTCCTTACCAAATAAAGGTTTTGAGTTGTGAAGAACAGGAAAGCCCGCATCGAAATAGTTTCAAAAGCTTTTCAAGCTTAAATGGCCTTCCGGTTTTAATGGGTGAACTTCATAGTATGCTGGCTCCTGCTGCTGCAGTCCTTAAATATAAAAGTCCCGGAGCCAGAATAGTATATATAATGACGGATGGGGCAGCGCTGCCAATAGAATTCAGCGACACGGTGAGCGCTTTAAAAGCCAAGCAGATCATAACAGGTAGCATTACTACAGGGCATGCCTTTGGTGGAGACCTGGAAGCGGTGAATGTTTATACTGCTTTGATCGCAGCCAGTGAGGTTTTTCAGGCCGATGTGGCTATTGTGACCATGGGTCCGGGAAACGTAGGGACCGATTCAGAATACGGTTTTTCAGGGATGGAACAGGGAGAAATAATAAATGCTGTAACTATACTGGGTGGGCAGCCGGTCTACATCTTGAGGGTTAGTTTTGCGGATCCCAGGGAACGTCATAAGGGAATTAGCCATCACTCCCTTAAAGTATTGAAAGATATAGCTATGACGCCGGCAGCGGTATGTCTTCCTGAGACCGATGATGCCACTTTTCTTTATATAACCAGGCAGTTGGAGTCTGCGGGCATATATAATAAGCATAGAGTTATAAACAGAAAAGGAGGAATCGCTGCTGAAGCCTTAAAAAGCTTTGGACTGAGAGTAAAGACTATGGGCCGGGCATTAGAACAGGACAGAATCTTTTTTGAGTCAGCAGGGGCATCTGCTGTTTTTACAACAGAGCTGATGGACAAGAGGAGTGCTATATTGGCTGTCGAGACTTTCAGCAGGGTCAAATAA
- a CDS encoding glycosyltransferase family 2 protein, with protein MTAISVIIPAYNEEDKIGETLRAIFKIPEIKEVIVVDDGSNDMTSEIASKQGARVINMHKNTGKSNAVYQGMLQAKYDLIALVDADLEESAFEVRKLIYPLLRNEADMTVAHFKDKHAGGGFGIAKKITAFFLVKMTGKAVQSPLSGQRVLKKTLLEEVSNFSRGFGLEFGLTAISLGRGLRVIEIETDMVHRIHGKSLKGFIHRGRQMIDIFKVLFIILIYKKEVVK; from the coding sequence ATGACAGCTATTTCCGTTATCATACCGGCGTATAATGAGGAAGACAAAATAGGTGAAACCTTACGAGCAATTTTTAAAATACCCGAAATAAAAGAAGTGATTGTGGTTGACGATGGCTCTAACGATATGACTTCTGAAATTGCATCAAAACAAGGTGCCAGGGTAATTAATATGCATAAAAACACCGGGAAAAGCAATGCTGTATACCAGGGAATGCTTCAGGCTAAATATGACTTGATTGCTTTGGTAGATGCGGACCTGGAGGAATCTGCTTTTGAAGTGAGAAAACTTATTTATCCTCTTTTACGTAATGAAGCGGATATGACCGTGGCTCATTTTAAAGACAAACATGCCGGGGGAGGTTTTGGAATCGCCAAAAAAATTACCGCTTTTTTTTTGGTAAAGATGACCGGAAAAGCGGTACAGTCTCCCCTATCAGGGCAGAGAGTATTAAAGAAAACACTCTTAGAAGAAGTGAGTAATTTTTCTCGGGGTTTTGGACTGGAATTTGGGCTGACCGCCATAAGCCTGGGGAGAGGTTTGAGGGTGATAGAAATTGAAACAGATATGGTTCATAGAATACATGGAAAAAGTTTAAAAGGATTTATTCACCGGGGTCGGCAGATGATCGATATTTTCAAGGTATTATTCATCATTCTTATCTATAAAAAAGAGGTAGTAAAATGA
- a CDS encoding copper transporter — protein MNHKRDYLITVISVFLALGIGILIGASLSDNVIVKQQKEIVERMDERLGNLNENITALQEDKNRLNEELSAWVMFQEKFLTEYVGRPLEGFNIAVIYEVEDHKVIAPVINFLENTGIQVNGHAALNALFMTNLETVSLQGKSYQLGQENQRKDYFDKYSILMTDYLIGKSLEPQVFYTDEFLSVEIAQTGLPDKVLYFPGNLEKKCTELHNSIISSLKSNNVSFVSVYLSPEEANLSRNYEVIALENIENILGRLELLHMLESNLQEVINHD, from the coding sequence ATGAACCATAAAAGGGATTATTTAATTACAGTGATTTCTGTATTTCTGGCGCTGGGCATAGGAATTCTTATTGGTGCTTCTTTGAGCGATAATGTCATTGTAAAACAGCAGAAAGAAATAGTGGAGAGAATGGATGAAAGGTTAGGCAATTTAAATGAAAATATAACAGCCCTGCAGGAGGACAAAAACCGACTCAATGAAGAACTTTCAGCCTGGGTGATGTTTCAGGAAAAATTTTTAACGGAATATGTAGGAAGGCCACTGGAGGGTTTTAATATAGCGGTAATTTATGAGGTTGAAGATCATAAAGTTATCGCCCCTGTAATTAATTTTTTAGAGAATACCGGAATTCAAGTTAACGGACATGCAGCATTGAATGCTTTATTTATGACAAATTTGGAAACAGTTTCACTCCAAGGCAAATCATATCAACTTGGTCAGGAAAATCAAAGAAAGGATTATTTTGATAAATACTCTATCCTTATGACTGATTATTTAATAGGCAAAAGTTTAGAACCTCAGGTTTTCTATACTGATGAGTTCTTATCTGTAGAAATAGCCCAAACAGGTTTACCGGATAAAGTTTTATACTTTCCCGGGAACCTGGAAAAAAAATGTACAGAACTGCACAATTCTATTATTTCATCACTGAAAAGTAACAATGTTTCTTTTGTATCGGTTTATTTATCTCCTGAGGAAGCAAATCTTTCTCGGAACTATGAAGTAATTGCTCTGGAAAATATAGAAAATATTCTTGGCAGATTAGAACTTTTGCATATGTTAGAATCCAACCTGCAGGAGGTTATTAATCATGATTAG
- the steA gene encoding putative cytokinetic ring protein SteA, which translates to MSGIKKENYFKGKVKLDKRTKNLSKRIQAGDIALIDHVDIDEMAGYSLARNNIKAVLNINSSISGKYPNLGPKILIDHGIYVLDEVDKEIWEMVSDGVELEIHGDQVLMNGKTIASGSVLTRDKIKEKIEEASLNLDQEIENFVQNTLEIAQKEKDLITGEVKVPEVGTTIRGRHSLVVVRGHCYREDLKTILSYVKEVKPVIIAVDGGADAVREFGLKPDIIIGDMDSVSDETLMMGAEIIVHAYSNGDAPGLERIEKLGLNAKVFPSPGTSEDIAMLLAYEKGSEIIVAVGTHSNVIDFFEKGRKGMASTLLVRLRVGNRLIDARGVSQLYRGKVKISLMLSLLAAAFIPVFVLASYSPKIQHIIYLIFLKIRLVTGGG; encoded by the coding sequence ATGTCAGGGATAAAAAAAGAAAATTATTTTAAAGGTAAAGTAAAACTGGACAAAAGAACAAAAAATCTGTCAAAGAGAATTCAAGCGGGAGACATTGCTTTGATTGACCACGTGGACATTGATGAGATGGCCGGTTATTCCCTGGCTAGAAATAATATCAAAGCGGTACTAAACATTAACTCCTCCATCAGTGGCAAATATCCTAATCTGGGTCCAAAGATTTTGATTGACCATGGGATTTATGTTCTAGATGAGGTGGATAAGGAAATCTGGGAAATGGTGTCAGATGGGGTTGAGTTAGAAATACATGGAGATCAAGTTTTAATGAATGGTAAAACTATTGCGTCCGGCAGTGTTCTGACACGAGATAAAATAAAAGAAAAAATTGAAGAAGCCAGTTTAAATCTAGATCAGGAAATTGAAAATTTTGTACAGAATACCCTGGAAATTGCCCAAAAGGAAAAAGACTTAATTACCGGAGAAGTCAAAGTGCCGGAGGTAGGAACTACCATAAGAGGGCGGCACTCTCTGGTGGTAGTAAGGGGACATTGTTACCGAGAGGATCTGAAGACTATTCTTTCTTACGTCAAGGAAGTTAAACCGGTAATCATCGCTGTGGATGGAGGTGCCGATGCGGTAAGAGAGTTTGGATTGAAGCCCGATATCATCATAGGAGATATGGACAGTGTATCCGATGAAACCTTGATGATGGGAGCTGAGATTATTGTTCATGCTTATTCTAACGGCGATGCACCTGGGTTGGAAAGAATAGAAAAATTAGGGTTAAATGCAAAAGTGTTTCCTTCCCCGGGAACCAGTGAAGATATTGCTATGCTGTTGGCTTATGAAAAAGGTTCCGAGATTATTGTTGCCGTAGGCACACATTCTAATGTTATTGATTTTTTCGAAAAGGGTAGGAAGGGGATGGCCAGCACTTTATTAGTCCGGTTAAGGGTAGGAAACAGGTTAATCGATGCCCGGGGTGTCAGCCAGCTGTACAGGGGAAAAGTTAAAATCTCGTTGATGCTCAGTTTACTTGCTGCTGCGTTTATTCCTGTTTTTGTTCTAGCTAGTTATTCACCTAAAATACAGCATATTATTTATTTGATTTTTTTAAAAATACGATTGGTGACAGGTGGTGGGTAG
- the spo0A gene encoding sporulation transcription factor Spo0A, whose translation MIKVLIADDNREFNELLSDYLDEQPDIEVVGRAYNGKETLKTVEETQPDILLLDIIMPYLDGLGVLEKLTEYPADCRPKVIMLTAFGHENITQRAVELGATYYILKPFKMEIISDRIRQLSNISGGNKTNALPLHVPKLKKKIGSENLEREITSIIHEIGIPAHIKGYQYLREAIMMVTKEIEILGAITKVLYPRIAEKFNTTPSRVERAIRHAIEVAWSRNNVETIKKFFGYTINTERGKPTNSEFIAMVADKLRLMTKVS comes from the coding sequence ATGATTAAAGTTTTAATTGCAGATGATAACCGAGAATTTAATGAGTTATTGTCTGATTACCTCGATGAGCAGCCTGACATTGAAGTTGTAGGAAGAGCTTACAACGGTAAAGAAACCTTAAAAACGGTGGAAGAAACGCAGCCTGACATTTTATTATTAGACATAATAATGCCCTATCTAGATGGGCTGGGAGTACTGGAGAAATTAACAGAATATCCTGCGGATTGTCGTCCAAAGGTGATTATGCTGACTGCTTTTGGACATGAAAATATAACACAAAGAGCCGTAGAATTGGGTGCTACATATTATATTTTGAAACCTTTTAAAATGGAGATTATCAGTGACCGGATAAGACAGCTGAGCAATATTTCCGGAGGCAATAAAACAAATGCTTTACCCTTACATGTTCCTAAGTTGAAAAAGAAAATTGGAAGTGAAAACCTTGAAAGAGAAATTACCAGTATTATACATGAAATCGGAATTCCAGCTCATATAAAAGGCTATCAATATTTACGGGAAGCCATTATGATGGTCACCAAAGAAATTGAAATTTTAGGAGCAATAACTAAGGTTCTTTATCCAAGGATTGCAGAAAAATTCAATACAACTCCCAGCCGGGTAGAAAGGGCTATAAGACATGCTATAGAGGTAGCCTGGTCCCGGAATAATGTGGAAACTATTAAAAAGTTTTTTGGGTATACTATTAATACAGAACGAGGGAAACCAACTAACTCAGAGTTTATTGCTATGGTTGCAGATAAATTAAGATTAATGACTAAGGTTAGTTAA
- the spoIVB gene encoding SpoIVB peptidase, with protein MKFPRILPKILLGFLIILLLQPVFIWYNYSQNVRLLEGEEYYVNIMYPFQAELVCDQHDVLKINGSLLQNESTNVNLRDPLMVQAVNLGKANLKITLFGKIPIRHLSVRVLPEMKLYPGGQSIGIKLRSEGVLVVGYNEVDGRYPARESGIKKGDSIIAINDVKVEGINQAAELISENGETGSTMTFKLKRDEKTFIKEVNPYFCPNTNSYRIGLFIRDTAAGVGTLTFYDPTTKKYGALGHVIVDIDTNTPIDISQGEIVKASIINIKEGRRGHPGEKTGVFIEQKDIIGSIYKNTDFGIFGTLEKIENKNDFNSSPIPIATANQVEIGPAKILTVLKGDKIEEYDVEIQKIVNKNTPSNKGFILNIIDEELIDATGGIIQGMSGSPVIQNGKIVGAITHVFVNEPTKGYGIFIEWMLLESGILEESDINKAS; from the coding sequence TTGAAATTTCCCAGGATACTTCCCAAAATACTGCTTGGATTCTTAATAATTCTGCTTTTACAGCCGGTTTTTATTTGGTATAATTACTCGCAAAATGTACGGCTGTTGGAGGGAGAAGAATATTATGTAAACATTATGTATCCTTTTCAAGCTGAGCTTGTTTGCGATCAGCATGATGTTTTAAAAATTAACGGGAGTCTTCTACAAAACGAAAGTACTAATGTAAATCTGAGAGATCCTTTAATGGTGCAGGCTGTAAACCTCGGTAAAGCTAATTTGAAAATTACGCTTTTTGGGAAGATACCCATCAGACATCTATCTGTAAGAGTTCTTCCTGAAATGAAATTATATCCGGGAGGCCAATCAATTGGAATAAAGTTGAGGTCAGAAGGGGTTTTAGTGGTAGGTTATAATGAAGTAGATGGAAGATATCCTGCCAGGGAAAGTGGAATAAAAAAGGGTGACTCGATTATTGCCATAAATGATGTTAAGGTAGAAGGAATTAATCAAGCTGCAGAATTAATTAGTGAAAATGGAGAAACTGGCAGCACCATGACATTTAAGTTGAAACGAGATGAAAAGACCTTTATCAAAGAGGTAAACCCTTATTTTTGCCCAAATACCAACAGCTACCGAATTGGCCTTTTTATTAGAGATACGGCAGCAGGGGTAGGTACCTTAACCTTTTATGATCCAACAACAAAAAAATATGGTGCCTTGGGTCATGTGATTGTTGATATTGATACCAATACACCCATTGATATAAGCCAGGGAGAAATTGTAAAAGCCAGTATAATTAATATAAAGGAAGGGCGAAGAGGCCATCCTGGAGAAAAAACCGGGGTATTTATAGAACAAAAGGATATTATAGGTTCAATTTATAAAAATACTGATTTTGGTATTTTTGGAACCTTAGAAAAAATTGAGAACAAAAATGATTTTAACAGCAGTCCCATTCCCATCGCTACAGCTAATCAAGTTGAAATTGGTCCGGCAAAAATTCTCACGGTATTAAAAGGCGACAAAATCGAAGAATATGATGTAGAAATTCAAAAGATTGTCAATAAAAATACTCCCAGCAATAAAGGTTTTATTTTGAATATCATTGATGAAGAGCTTATAGATGCCACTGGAGGCATAATACAAGGGATGAGCGGAAGTCCGGTCATTCAAAACGGCAAAATTGTAGGCGCAATCACGCATGTGTTTGTCAATGAACCAACAAAAGGTTACGGGATTTTTATTGAATGGATGCTGTTAGAATCAGGTATTCTGGAAGAAAGTGATATAAATAAGGCTTCTTAA